In Synechococcus sp. KORDI-52, one genomic interval encodes:
- the ispE gene encoding 4-(cytidine 5'-diphospho)-2-C-methyl-D-erythritol kinase, producing the protein MISVTAPAKVNLHLEVLGLRSDGFHELAMVMQSIDLSDRLSFENTADAQLSLSCDDPNLSVGDDNLILRAARLLRDRSGFSELGASIHLEKHIPIGAGLAGGSSDGAAALVGLNALWGLGHSPAELECMAAELGSDMPFCVAGGCQLCFGRGEHLEALPATLQSLAVLLVKDPTVSVSTPWAYKRCRELNQSHYLAGEAAFEQRRQALRSADWLRPLRSDLPPPLRNDLQEVVAPQTAAVRSALDLLKSIPHSLAVAMSGSGPSCFALFSDLASCRQAQDQFAPQLDRAGLKAWSCALRGDGVRIEA; encoded by the coding sequence ATGATCTCGGTGACGGCTCCCGCCAAAGTCAACCTGCATCTCGAGGTTCTGGGACTGCGGTCCGACGGTTTCCACGAGCTGGCCATGGTGATGCAGAGCATCGACTTGTCGGATCGGCTGAGCTTTGAAAACACCGCCGATGCTCAACTCAGCCTCAGTTGCGATGACCCCAACCTCAGTGTTGGCGATGACAACCTGATTCTCAGGGCAGCCCGTTTACTGCGGGACCGTTCCGGTTTCAGTGAATTGGGCGCGTCGATTCATCTGGAGAAGCACATCCCCATCGGTGCTGGCCTGGCTGGTGGCTCCAGCGACGGCGCCGCGGCACTGGTGGGTCTGAATGCCCTGTGGGGCTTGGGCCACAGTCCCGCGGAGCTGGAGTGCATGGCCGCTGAGCTCGGTTCAGACATGCCCTTCTGTGTGGCCGGAGGATGTCAGCTCTGTTTCGGCCGAGGCGAACATCTGGAAGCCTTGCCAGCAACGCTCCAATCCCTGGCGGTGCTCTTGGTCAAAGACCCCACGGTGAGCGTCTCAACGCCCTGGGCTTACAAGCGTTGCCGCGAGCTCAATCAATCCCACTACCTCGCTGGTGAGGCAGCTTTTGAACAACGCCGGCAAGCCTTGCGCAGCGCTGATTGGCTCCGCCCCTTGCGCAGTGATCTGCCACCTCCCTTGCGCAATGACCTGCAGGAGGTGGTCGCTCCTCAAACAGCTGCGGTGCGTTCGGCGCTCGATCTGTTGAAGAGCATTCCGCATAGCCTGGCGGTGGCCATGAGCGGCTCCGGTCCCAGTTGCTTTGCGCTGTTCTCCGATCTGGCGTCATGCCGCCAGGCGCAGGATCAGTTCGCCCCCCAGTTGGACCGCGCCGGCCTGAAGGCCTGGTCTTGCGCCCTCCGCGGGGATGGCGTGAGGATCGAGGCATGA
- a CDS encoding YraN family protein — protein MPVKSQYSGRWAEQQALQQLEAHGWRLLDRNWHCRWGELDLVLMRHNALLVVEVKGRRSGSRDRHGLDAFHPAKRRRMARTISCWRAAHPASADQLLRVRLALVPLLPSRGTIRWLDVERLC, from the coding sequence ATGCCGGTGAAGTCGCAATACAGCGGTCGCTGGGCGGAGCAGCAGGCCCTGCAGCAGCTTGAAGCGCATGGATGGCGATTGCTGGATCGCAACTGGCACTGCCGCTGGGGCGAATTGGATCTGGTGCTGATGCGACACAACGCCTTGCTGGTGGTGGAGGTCAAGGGGCGCCGATCTGGGAGCCGTGATCGCCATGGCCTGGATGCTTTTCATCCCGCCAAAAGGCGTCGCATGGCCCGCACGATCAGCTGTTGGCGTGCTGCCCATCCGGCATCAGCCGATCAGCTGTTGCGGGTCAGGCTGGCTCTTGTGCCTTTGCTGCCATCCCGCGGCACGATTCGTTGGCTGGATGTGGAACGGCTGTGCTGA
- a CDS encoding 23S rRNA (pseudouridine(1915)-N(3))-methyltransferase RlmH, which translates to MNPARCRILAVGKVRRGWIQDGIELYLKRLPGLTINELRDSNPDKEADAIRAALRPDETMIALMEQGDTLASVPFARRLEQFGNERLAFVIGGADGLTPALKAQAHWRLSLSPMTFPHELARLMLVEQLFRAQAIVQGSPYHRA; encoded by the coding sequence TTGAACCCGGCCCGTTGCCGGATTCTTGCGGTGGGCAAAGTACGTCGCGGCTGGATTCAGGACGGTATTGAGCTCTACCTCAAACGCCTGCCTGGGTTGACCATCAACGAACTCCGGGACAGCAACCCAGACAAGGAAGCCGATGCCATCCGGGCGGCTCTACGACCCGACGAAACCATGATCGCCCTGATGGAACAGGGCGACACCCTGGCTTCGGTTCCCTTCGCGCGACGTCTGGAACAGTTCGGCAACGAGAGGCTGGCCTTTGTGATTGGTGGAGCCGATGGTCTGACCCCTGCACTCAAGGCACAGGCCCACTGGCGCCTGAGCCTCTCCCCAATGACCTTCCCCCACGAACTGGCGCGGCTGATGCTTGTCGAACAACTCTTCCGGGCCCAGGCGATTGTCCAGGGCAGCCCTTACCACCGCGCCTAG
- a CDS encoding pyruvate dehydrogenase complex E1 component subunit beta yields MAGTLLFNALREAIDEEMGRDPHVCVMGEDVGHYGGSYKVTKDLAEKYGDLRVLDTPIAENGFTGMAVGAAMTGLRPIVEGMNMGFLLLAFNQISNNMGMLRYTSGGNFTIPTVVRGPGGVGRQLGAEHSQRLEAYFHAVPGIKIVACSTPTNAKGLMKAAIRDNNPVLFFEHVLLYNLSEELPEGDYICALDQADLVKEGTDVTILTYSRMRHHCLKAVEQLQAEGVSVELIDLISLKPFDMETISRSIRKTNKVIVVEECMKTGGIGAELIALITEQCFDDLDARPVRLSSQDIPTPYNGSLENLTIIQPHQIVEAAQALVNKGI; encoded by the coding sequence GTGGCAGGAACACTTCTCTTCAACGCCCTCCGGGAAGCCATCGACGAGGAGATGGGGAGAGACCCCCACGTCTGTGTGATGGGAGAAGACGTGGGCCATTACGGGGGCAGTTACAAGGTCACCAAGGATCTGGCGGAGAAATACGGCGATCTCCGGGTTCTCGACACTCCAATTGCTGAGAACGGCTTCACCGGAATGGCGGTTGGTGCCGCGATGACCGGCTTGCGTCCGATCGTTGAGGGCATGAACATGGGCTTCCTGCTCCTGGCCTTCAACCAGATCTCCAACAACATGGGGATGCTCCGCTACACCAGCGGCGGCAACTTCACCATTCCCACTGTGGTGCGCGGTCCCGGTGGTGTGGGTCGTCAGCTCGGCGCTGAGCACAGCCAACGGCTTGAGGCCTACTTCCATGCCGTCCCCGGCATCAAGATCGTGGCCTGCAGCACGCCCACCAATGCCAAAGGCCTGATGAAGGCTGCAATTCGGGACAACAATCCCGTTCTTTTCTTCGAGCACGTTCTGCTCTACAACCTCAGTGAGGAGCTCCCCGAAGGCGACTACATCTGTGCCCTCGACCAGGCGGACTTGGTGAAGGAAGGCACCGATGTGACGATCCTCACCTACTCACGGATGCGTCATCACTGCCTCAAGGCCGTGGAGCAACTGCAGGCAGAGGGAGTGAGCGTTGAATTGATCGATCTGATCAGCCTCAAGCCCTTCGATATGGAGACAATCAGCCGCTCCATCCGCAAGACCAACAAGGTGATTGTGGTGGAGGAATGCATGAAGACCGGTGGCATCGGTGCTGAGCTGATCGCCCTGATCACCGAGCAGTGCTTTGACGACCTGGATGCTCGTCCTGTGCGTCTCTCCAGTCAGGACATCCCCACTCCCTACAACGGTTCCCTGGAGAACCTCACGATCATTCAGCCGCATCAGATCGTCGAGGCGGCTCAGGCGTTGGTCAACAAGGGAATCTGA
- the rsmA gene encoding 16S rRNA (adenine(1518)-N(6)/adenine(1519)-N(6))-dimethyltransferase RsmA, translating to MAFSGHHARKRFGQHWLRDDSVLQRIVEAADLQPTDRVLEVGPGRGALTERLLAAGLKAVHAIELDRDLVAGLQERFEAQPGFSLHQGDVLEAPLELSDGRIADKVVANIPYNITGPLLERLVGRLDRPVDPPYQRLVLLVQKEVAQRIRARPGHSSFSALSVRMQLLARCRSVCPVPPRCFQPPPKVQSEVICLEPLPASERVEPALAVRVESLLKQAFLARRKMLRNSLAGVAEPDCLQALAVTAGFSLQQRPQELAPATWVALARGLNQGD from the coding sequence ATGGCTTTCTCCGGACACCACGCCCGAAAGCGCTTCGGCCAGCACTGGTTGCGGGACGATTCCGTGCTGCAGCGGATTGTCGAGGCGGCTGATCTTCAGCCCACCGATCGGGTGCTGGAGGTTGGGCCCGGACGCGGCGCCTTGACCGAGCGGCTCCTGGCCGCGGGGCTGAAGGCGGTGCATGCGATTGAGCTCGACCGCGATCTGGTGGCTGGTCTGCAGGAGCGTTTTGAGGCTCAGCCTGGATTCAGCCTCCATCAAGGGGATGTTCTTGAAGCTCCACTTGAATTGAGCGATGGCCGCATCGCCGACAAGGTGGTGGCCAACATCCCGTACAACATCACTGGCCCGTTGCTGGAGCGGTTGGTGGGTCGACTGGACCGGCCGGTGGATCCGCCCTACCAACGGCTTGTCTTGCTCGTGCAGAAGGAAGTCGCGCAGCGGATCCGTGCCCGGCCCGGCCACAGCAGTTTCAGCGCCCTGAGTGTGCGGATGCAGTTGTTGGCCCGCTGTCGTTCGGTGTGTCCGGTGCCGCCGCGCTGTTTTCAGCCCCCACCGAAGGTGCAGTCGGAGGTGATCTGCCTGGAGCCCTTGCCGGCCTCGGAGCGGGTGGAGCCGGCTCTGGCCGTACGGGTGGAATCGCTGTTGAAGCAGGCGTTTCTGGCGCGGCGCAAGATGTTGCGCAACTCCCTGGCGGGTGTGGCTGAACCCGATTGCTTGCAGGCTTTGGCGGTCACCGCCGGCTTCAGCTTGCAGCAGCGCCCCCAGGAACTCGCGCCCGCCACCTGGGTCGCCCTGGCCAGGGGTTTGAATCAAGGCGACTGA
- a CDS encoding pentapeptide repeat-containing protein, which yields MRRRFTAILISLLLLTCQWLAVAPADAAIDVAKQVLIGADYADKDLRGATFNLSNLREANLSGSDLRGASLYGAKLQDADLSGSDLREATLDSAVMTGTNLSDTVLEGAFAFNTRFKDVVITGADFTDVPMRGDQLKSLCAVADGTNSVTGRSTRESLGCA from the coding sequence ATGCGCAGACGTTTCACGGCCATTTTGATCTCCCTGTTGCTGCTGACATGCCAGTGGCTGGCAGTAGCACCGGCTGATGCCGCCATCGATGTGGCCAAACAGGTGCTAATCGGTGCCGACTACGCCGACAAGGACCTGCGTGGAGCCACCTTCAACCTCAGCAACCTGCGCGAAGCCAACCTGTCCGGATCGGATCTCCGCGGAGCCAGCCTCTACGGCGCGAAGCTGCAGGACGCTGACCTCAGCGGCTCCGATCTGCGTGAAGCCACGCTCGATTCCGCCGTGATGACGGGTACCAATCTCTCGGATACCGTGCTGGAGGGAGCCTTCGCCTTCAACACCCGCTTCAAGGATGTGGTGATCACGGGAGCCGACTTCACGGATGTCCCCATGCGCGGGGACCAACTCAAAAGCCTCTGTGCCGTTGCCGATGGGACCAATTCCGTCACCGGCCGCAGCACCCGCGAGAGCCTCGGCTGCGCTTGA
- a CDS encoding LexA family transcriptional regulator, which yields MELQHSPLPLQPKRSRLALPLAGERIAAGFPSPADDYVDVGIDLNEQLIRHPTSTFFLHVSGNSMTDAGIHDGDLLVVDRSLDPRPGKVVVAVLDGAFTLKRLVRHRGRLRLEAAHPDYPPLELHRCSEVQIWGVAIHVIHPL from the coding sequence GTGGAGCTCCAACACAGTCCGCTGCCCCTGCAGCCCAAACGCAGTCGGCTCGCGCTTCCTCTGGCTGGGGAACGCATCGCCGCTGGCTTTCCGTCCCCCGCCGATGACTATGTCGATGTGGGGATCGACCTCAATGAACAACTGATCCGGCATCCCACCAGCACCTTTTTTCTGCATGTGAGCGGCAACTCCATGACCGATGCCGGCATCCATGACGGCGATCTCCTGGTGGTTGATCGCAGCCTCGACCCGCGACCGGGGAAGGTGGTCGTGGCTGTCCTTGACGGTGCATTCACCCTCAAGCGTCTGGTGCGCCATCGCGGCCGGTTGCGTCTGGAAGCTGCCCATCCGGACTATCCCCCCCTGGAGCTTCACCGCTGCAGCGAGGTGCAGATCTGGGGCGTCGCCATCCACGTGATCCATCCGCTCTGA
- the secD gene encoding protein translocase subunit SecD — protein sequence MARYQGWFALVLALAIAAGMFLVRTPLELGLDLRGGSQLTVEVMPAGEITRVGSEEMEAVKAVLDRRVNGLGVAESTLQTVGESQLVLQLPGEQDPTAAARVLGDTALLEFRAQKPDTEAEFRGLRQLRSQVEAILRLREDQIRRGETPEPLDLDQLKSTQETLGLDGQANSEEEQLRELLNKVDSDLLTMLEPAALTGKQLVTAGRQPLQNNPNSWEVTLNFDAEGAEAFADLTKSIAGTDRLLAITLDDQLISAASVGPQFKSAGISGGAATISGNFSAESARELEVKLRGGSLPLPVEIIEVRTIGPTLGAENIRRSLVAALSGLALVAVFMVVAYRLPGAVAVMALSLYALFNLAVYALIPVTLTLPGIAGFILSIGMAVDANVLIFERIKDELRRGNTLIRSIDTGFSEAFSSIVDGHLTTLISCAALFFLGTGLVKGFAATLGIGVLLSLFTALTCTRTLLRFLMGYAGLRRANNFLPARQLPSPTA from the coding sequence ATGGCGCGTTATCAGGGTTGGTTTGCCCTTGTTCTTGCCCTGGCGATCGCCGCCGGGATGTTTTTGGTTCGGACGCCGTTGGAGCTCGGCCTTGATCTGAGGGGCGGCAGTCAGCTCACCGTTGAGGTGATGCCGGCTGGGGAGATCACCCGTGTCGGCTCCGAAGAAATGGAAGCGGTGAAAGCTGTGCTCGATCGCCGGGTCAACGGCCTGGGCGTGGCGGAGTCCACTCTGCAGACGGTGGGTGAATCGCAGCTGGTGTTGCAGCTCCCCGGCGAACAGGATCCCACCGCTGCCGCTCGGGTTCTGGGCGATACGGCCCTGCTGGAGTTTCGTGCCCAGAAACCTGACACAGAAGCTGAGTTCCGTGGTCTGAGGCAGCTCCGTTCCCAGGTGGAAGCGATCCTCAGGCTCCGCGAGGATCAGATCCGCCGCGGAGAAACGCCGGAGCCTCTGGATCTGGATCAGCTCAAGTCAACCCAGGAGACCCTGGGTCTTGATGGGCAGGCCAACTCAGAGGAGGAGCAGCTGCGAGAGCTTCTGAACAAGGTTGATTCCGATCTGCTCACCATGCTCGAGCCGGCAGCGCTGACGGGAAAGCAGCTGGTGACGGCAGGCCGCCAACCGCTGCAGAACAATCCAAACAGCTGGGAGGTGACCCTCAATTTCGATGCTGAGGGTGCTGAGGCTTTCGCTGACCTCACCAAGTCGATTGCCGGAACAGATCGGTTGCTGGCCATCACCTTGGACGATCAGCTGATCAGTGCCGCCAGTGTTGGCCCCCAGTTCAAAAGCGCTGGCATCTCCGGTGGAGCGGCCACCATCAGTGGCAATTTCAGTGCCGAATCGGCCCGCGAGCTGGAGGTCAAGCTCCGTGGTGGCTCCTTGCCACTCCCTGTCGAGATCATTGAGGTTCGCACCATCGGGCCCACGCTGGGGGCAGAAAACATTCGCCGCAGCCTTGTGGCAGCCCTCTCTGGACTGGCTCTGGTGGCTGTCTTCATGGTGGTGGCGTATCGCCTGCCTGGAGCAGTGGCTGTGATGGCCCTCAGCCTCTATGCCCTGTTCAATCTGGCGGTGTATGCCTTGATTCCTGTCACGCTGACGCTGCCAGGGATCGCTGGATTCATCCTGTCTATTGGCATGGCCGTCGATGCCAACGTGTTGATCTTCGAGCGGATCAAAGATGAGCTGCGTCGAGGCAACACCTTGATCCGCTCGATTGATACCGGCTTCTCCGAGGCGTTTTCATCCATCGTTGATGGTCACCTGACCACGCTGATCAGCTGCGCGGCTCTTTTCTTCCTTGGCACCGGACTGGTCAAAGGCTTCGCGGCGACCCTGGGCATCGGTGTTCTGCTGAGTCTGTTCACCGCCCTCACCTGCACCCGCACTCTGCTCCGTTTCCTGATGGGGTACGCCGGTCTGCGTCGTGCCAACAATTTCCTGCCCGCTCGGCAGCTTCCTTCCCCTACCGCTTGA
- a CDS encoding DUF3082 domain-containing protein, with amino-acid sequence MTDVLPPESPEPRDPRKGPLSFLSGALTAGLLAWLALGLSRRMVVYFAVHPPHYSSPIAQNIAVTLKTLLVGLSFLATFSTGFVALGLTLVFLRSLFTARDQNPA; translated from the coding sequence ATGACTGATGTCCTTCCACCTGAGAGCCCCGAACCACGGGATCCGCGTAAAGGTCCGCTGAGTTTCCTTTCCGGAGCGCTGACGGCTGGGCTTTTGGCCTGGCTAGCCCTGGGCCTGAGCCGGCGGATGGTGGTCTATTTCGCTGTTCACCCCCCGCACTACAGCTCGCCGATTGCCCAAAACATCGCCGTCACCCTGAAGACCCTGCTGGTGGGCTTGTCCTTCCTGGCCACGTTCAGCACCGGTTTTGTCGCCCTTGGCCTGACCCTGGTGTTTCTTCGCAGTCTCTTTACGGCTCGCGATCAGAACCCTGCCTAA
- a CDS encoding 2OG-Fe(II) oxygenase has product MLHVIDNLLPASALQDLRDLCDIHGRIKEEHDGDAQFSWRPETGSPRSIHAPAQQAIVDRYLDAALLPLATPFAPQRAGVEWWCNTNNDLDWHIDKDELEGQRSGRFLLPLLSTVFYPHVSCAGGELLVADNPPIENGYQGPLPTFHSVISIPPVVNRLVLFSPGILHRINPFEGERYSVAVNIWEQAPLTTTAAEPQA; this is encoded by the coding sequence GTGCTGCACGTCATCGACAACCTTCTGCCCGCCAGCGCCCTCCAGGACCTACGCGACCTCTGTGACATCCATGGGCGGATCAAGGAGGAGCACGACGGCGATGCTCAGTTCAGCTGGCGCCCCGAGACCGGATCTCCCCGCTCGATCCACGCACCTGCTCAGCAAGCCATCGTCGATCGCTACCTCGACGCAGCCCTTCTCCCCCTGGCAACACCGTTCGCCCCCCAGCGGGCCGGAGTCGAGTGGTGGTGCAACACCAACAACGATCTCGACTGGCACATCGACAAGGACGAACTGGAAGGCCAACGCAGCGGCCGTTTCCTGCTGCCCTTGCTGTCCACCGTGTTCTACCCCCACGTGAGCTGCGCTGGCGGCGAACTGCTGGTGGCCGACAACCCTCCGATCGAGAACGGATACCAGGGGCCCTTACCCACCTTCCACTCAGTGATCTCGATCCCACCGGTGGTGAACCGCCTGGTGCTCTTCTCGCCCGGGATCCTGCATCGGATCAACCCCTTCGAAGGCGAGCGCTATTCCGTGGCCGTGAACATCTGGGAGCAAGCGCCCCTCACCACAACGGCTGCAGAGCCACAGGCTTGA